Proteins from a single region of Halogeometricum borinquense DSM 11551:
- a CDS encoding aconitate hydratase, with protein MADTDPFGAVRELELDGRSYKMADLTVLEDEGLCDLDSLPVSIRILLESVLRNVDGEQITAADVRNTAAWKPDVPDTEVPFSPSRVVLQDLTGVPAVVDLAALRSEVDRKGRDPTLVEPEIPCDLVIDHSVQVDYFGTGDAYEKNVELEYERNAERYRAIKWAQNAFENFNVVPPGTGIVHQVNLEHLGRVVHERERDGAEWLLPDTLVGTDSHTPMIGGIGVVGWGVGGIEAEAAMLGQPITMKLPEVVGVRLDGELPDGATATDLVLHITEQLRDVGVVDRFVEFFGPGVENLSVPDRATIANMAPEQGSTISVFPVDETTLDYLELTGRDPEHIEVVREYLEAQGLFGEQEPEYTEVVEFDLSTVEPSLAGHKRPQDRIPMGDVKHSFRSLIHGEFEDELGDIDEDALRRWLGDGGGATAETDGGDVETQARGDVQLDDSGGTELGPLTKRVTVELDDEEIEIGHGDVLVSAITSCTNTSNPSVMMAAGLLARNAVERGLDVPSYVKTSLAPGSRVVTEYLEASGLLDSLEKLGYDVVGYGCTTCIGNAGPLPDPIEAAIDTHDLWTTSVLSGNRNFEARIHPKIRANYLASPPLVVAYGLAGRMDIDLETEPLGTDESGEPVYLADIWPDADEVQAAIHDSVSPDLFAAKYASVYEGDERWDALDAPTGAVYEWDDDSTYIREPPFFTDFPLEKPGVADIDGARCLLTLGDTVTTDHISPAGPFGPDLPAGQWLRDHGVEPHEFNTYGSRRGNHEVMMRGTFANVRIENQMLDDVEGGYTIHHPTDEQTTVYEASQRYREEEIPLVVLAGEEFGTGSSRDWAAKGTDLLGVRATIAESYERIYRDNLVGMGVLPLQFHGNDSWESLGLDGTEVFTIRGLADGLDVMDELTVVAERDDGSTVEFPVTAQVGTPAAVTYIEHGGILHYVLRQLLTESAH; from the coding sequence ATGGCTGACACTGATCCGTTCGGAGCCGTCCGAGAACTCGAACTCGACGGCCGGTCGTACAAAATGGCGGACCTCACGGTCCTCGAAGATGAGGGGCTGTGTGATCTCGACAGTCTCCCAGTGAGTATTCGAATCCTTCTCGAATCCGTTCTCCGAAACGTCGATGGCGAGCAGATAACCGCGGCGGACGTTCGGAACACCGCAGCATGGAAGCCGGACGTTCCTGATACGGAGGTTCCGTTCTCCCCGTCACGGGTCGTTTTACAGGATTTGACCGGCGTTCCTGCAGTCGTTGATTTGGCCGCACTCCGGTCAGAAGTTGATCGAAAGGGTCGAGACCCGACGCTGGTCGAACCTGAAATTCCCTGTGACCTCGTTATCGATCACAGCGTGCAAGTCGATTATTTCGGCACTGGAGACGCGTACGAGAAGAACGTCGAACTGGAGTATGAACGTAATGCGGAACGCTACCGCGCTATCAAGTGGGCACAGAACGCATTCGAGAACTTCAACGTCGTCCCGCCGGGGACGGGTATCGTCCACCAAGTGAACTTAGAGCATCTCGGCCGCGTCGTACACGAACGAGAACGTGACGGAGCGGAGTGGCTTCTCCCGGACACGCTCGTCGGGACGGACAGCCACACGCCGATGATCGGTGGTATCGGCGTCGTCGGCTGGGGTGTCGGTGGTATCGAAGCCGAGGCGGCGATGCTCGGTCAGCCGATCACGATGAAACTCCCCGAAGTCGTCGGTGTCCGCCTCGACGGCGAACTTCCCGACGGAGCGACGGCGACTGATCTCGTCCTTCATATTACCGAGCAACTCCGCGACGTGGGCGTGGTTGACCGGTTCGTCGAGTTCTTCGGTCCCGGTGTCGAGAATCTCTCCGTCCCGGACCGTGCGACGATTGCGAATATGGCTCCGGAGCAAGGTTCGACGATCAGTGTGTTCCCCGTGGATGAAACCACGCTCGATTACCTCGAACTCACGGGCCGTGACCCCGAACACATCGAAGTCGTCCGCGAGTATCTCGAAGCACAGGGACTGTTCGGCGAGCAGGAACCGGAGTACACCGAGGTCGTGGAGTTCGACCTTTCAACGGTCGAACCCAGCCTTGCCGGCCACAAACGCCCGCAGGACCGCATCCCGATGGGCGACGTAAAACACAGTTTCCGGAGTCTGATTCACGGTGAGTTCGAGGACGAACTCGGCGATATCGACGAGGATGCGCTTCGTCGGTGGCTCGGTGACGGTGGCGGTGCAACTGCGGAGACTGACGGTGGCGATGTGGAGACACAGGCTCGTGGTGATGTACAACTGGATGATTCCGGTGGTACCGAGCTAGGTCCGCTGACCAAGCGAGTCACAGTCGAGTTGGATGACGAGGAGATCGAAATCGGTCACGGTGACGTTCTCGTCAGCGCTATCACGAGTTGTACGAACACGTCGAACCCGTCGGTTATGATGGCGGCTGGCTTGCTCGCCCGCAACGCCGTCGAGCGTGGGCTTGATGTCCCGTCGTACGTCAAGACGAGTCTGGCGCCCGGAAGCCGCGTTGTCACTGAGTACTTGGAAGCGTCGGGACTTCTCGACTCCCTCGAAAAACTGGGCTACGACGTGGTTGGCTACGGTTGTACGACCTGTATCGGGAACGCCGGTCCGCTTCCTGATCCAATCGAAGCAGCCATCGACACACACGACCTTTGGACGACGAGCGTCCTTTCGGGCAACCGCAATTTCGAGGCGCGTATTCACCCGAAGATTCGCGCAAACTACCTTGCGAGTCCGCCGCTGGTCGTCGCGTACGGGCTGGCGGGACGGATGGACATCGACCTCGAAACTGAACCGCTGGGGACTGACGAGAGCGGTGAGCCGGTCTATCTCGCCGACATCTGGCCGGATGCAGACGAGGTGCAGGCGGCGATTCACGACAGCGTCTCGCCGGACCTGTTCGCCGCGAAGTATGCCTCGGTGTACGAGGGCGACGAGCGGTGGGACGCACTCGATGCGCCGACGGGTGCAGTCTACGAGTGGGACGACGACTCGACGTACATCCGCGAACCGCCGTTTTTCACGGACTTCCCGCTGGAAAAACCAGGTGTTGCTGATATCGACGGTGCACGCTGTCTCCTGACGCTCGGGGACACCGTGACGACCGACCATATCAGCCCCGCGGGGCCGTTCGGTCCCGACCTTCCGGCTGGCCAGTGGTTACGAGACCACGGCGTCGAACCCCATGAGTTCAACACGTACGGCTCCCGCCGCGGCAACCACGAGGTGATGATGCGTGGGACGTTTGCGAACGTCCGCATCGAGAACCAGATGCTCGACGACGTTGAAGGTGGGTATACGATTCACCACCCGACCGACGAGCAGACGACCGTCTACGAAGCCAGCCAACGCTACCGCGAGGAGGAGATTCCACTCGTCGTGCTGGCAGGCGAGGAGTTCGGTACCGGATCCAGCCGTGATTGGGCGGCGAAGGGGACGGACCTGTTAGGCGTCCGTGCGACGATTGCGGAGAGCTACGAACGCATCTACCGGGATAATCTCGTCGGTATGGGGGTTCTCCCGCTCCAGTTCCACGGAAACGACTCGTGGGAATCGCTGGGTCTCGACGGAACTGAAGTATTCACGATTCGCGGACTAGCCGACGGGCTTGACGTCATGGACGAACTGACGGTTGTCGCCGAACGTGACGACGGTTCGACGGTCGAGTTCCCCGTCACTGCCCAAGTCGGGACGCCCGCCGCTGTGACGTACATCGAACACGGCGGGATTCTACACTACGTCCTCCGCCAGTTGCTCACTGAATCGGCGCACTAG
- a CDS encoding acyl-CoA synthetase — MSNGHNLVDYETEREAFSWDDIYAEADWDAPEKLNIAHEVVDRHATDRERVALYQVDTDGELTKMTFWELADRSSQFANVLDRLGVEQGDRVFSYMPRIPEHYVALIGTLKHGAVWGSVNERFGPDGIAYRLDDCDAKVVVTTTDNRETVADALDDAPAVEHVITVDRGGGAPVEDVVFNTALDGASKEYEAAETGGEDNALLYYTSGTTGLAKGVLHKQRWVAGVAATQKYAVDLQPGDLYWSTGDLGWLTGAINTLGAWFWGTSLFTYEGEFDPTEWADLLDEFPVTVLFSVPTAYRMLREKEDVLDDVDLDLRHALSIGEPLSAGVVEWGKENLGVTILDTYGQTETGNMIINNYPTMELRPGSMGKPLPGIEADIVDPDTGEVLPPGETGEIAERGDYPCFFAEYWNKPEKTAACFVEGDSGEWYLSGDLAYKDEDGYFWFEGRADDVILSSGYRIGPFEVESSLGEHEAVAESAVVPKPHPERGNIVKAYVVLSEGTEPSESLKEDIKNKVKSDLSAHEYPREIEFRDELPKTVTGKIRRTELQDEAENETETSS, encoded by the coding sequence ATGTCGAATGGTCACAATTTGGTCGATTACGAAACGGAACGCGAGGCGTTTTCGTGGGACGACATCTACGCCGAGGCAGACTGGGATGCACCCGAGAAACTGAACATCGCACACGAGGTCGTTGATCGACATGCGACTGACCGCGAACGGGTCGCGCTCTATCAAGTAGACACCGACGGGGAACTCACCAAGATGACGTTCTGGGAGTTGGCAGACCGATCAAGCCAGTTCGCAAACGTTCTCGACAGACTCGGCGTCGAACAAGGCGACCGCGTCTTCTCGTACATGCCCCGAATTCCCGAACATTACGTCGCTTTAATCGGGACACTCAAACACGGCGCTGTCTGGGGGAGCGTCAACGAGCGGTTCGGTCCCGACGGAATCGCATATCGACTTGATGACTGTGATGCGAAGGTTGTCGTCACTACGACTGACAACCGCGAGACAGTCGCTGACGCACTGGACGATGCACCCGCAGTTGAGCACGTCATTACTGTGGACCGTGGTGGCGGTGCGCCTGTCGAGGATGTCGTCTTCAACACCGCGCTCGATGGCGCGAGCAAGGAGTACGAAGCCGCCGAAACCGGCGGCGAGGACAACGCACTGCTGTACTATACCTCGGGGACGACAGGTCTGGCAAAAGGCGTCCTCCACAAACAGCGTTGGGTGGCTGGCGTCGCGGCGACCCAAAAGTACGCCGTTGATCTCCAACCGGGTGACCTCTACTGGAGTACCGGCGATCTGGGCTGGCTAACGGGCGCTATCAACACGCTGGGTGCTTGGTTCTGGGGGACTTCGCTGTTTACCTATGAAGGCGAGTTCGATCCCACGGAGTGGGCCGATCTACTCGACGAGTTTCCCGTCACCGTCCTGTTCTCGGTTCCGACAGCCTACCGGATGCTTCGGGAGAAAGAGGACGTACTGGACGATGTCGATCTCGACCTGCGTCACGCGCTCTCTATCGGAGAACCGCTCAGCGCCGGTGTTGTCGAGTGGGGCAAAGAGAATCTCGGCGTCACGATTCTCGACACGTACGGCCAGACCGAGACCGGGAACATGATCATCAACAACTACCCGACGATGGAACTCCGCCCCGGGTCGATGGGGAAACCGCTCCCCGGCATCGAAGCCGACATCGTTGACCCCGATACCGGCGAGGTGTTGCCGCCGGGTGAGACAGGGGAAATTGCCGAACGCGGCGACTATCCGTGTTTCTTCGCCGAGTACTGGAACAAACCGGAGAAGACGGCGGCGTGCTTCGTCGAAGGCGACAGCGGTGAATGGTATCTCTCCGGTGACCTTGCATACAAAGACGAAGACGGATACTTCTGGTTCGAGGGGCGCGCAGATGACGTGATCCTCTCGTCGGGGTACCGCATCGGTCCGTTCGAAGTCGAAAGTTCGTTGGGCGAACACGAAGCGGTCGCGGAGTCGGCCGTGGTCCCGAAACCGCATCCCGAGCGGGGTAACATCGTGAAGGCGTATGTCGTCCTTAGCGAGGGAACCGAGCCCTCAGAGAGCCTCAAAGAGGACATCAAGAACAAGGTCAAGTCGGACCTCTCGGCCCACGAGTACCCGCGCGAAATCGAGTTCCGCGACGAACTCCCGAAAACGGTAACCGGAAAGATTCGCCGAACCGAACTGCAGGACGAAGCCGAAAACGAGACAGAAACGTCGTCCTGA
- a CDS encoding Na+/H+ antiporter NhaC family protein has translation MAAEYGIISLLPALLAIVMTLVSRQVLLSLFTGIWIGATILVGWNPIEGAAHSLQMVINSVTASFNSKLLLFTFLSGAMLGMIFLSGGMSALAQRIISRIQTRKQAELGTGILGMLIFVDSYASTMITGSVMRPITDQFDISREKLAYLLDSTTSPVVSVAVVSTWVGFEVGLIRDQINSISSIDQSAFMVFLQSIPFRFYSLLAVTLVFILIVMDWDFGPMKQAEKRAKEEGKVLGDDADPLIETREEDIDTPDHVDPRWWYFAVPIVSLVAVTGFGLLYSGGWPSKAPVEALKGAATADAILWGVFSACALLLAILVGHARVELEEVSDSIFEGFKMVMFPVAVLSLAWTIGSVSEALGVGPYVVSISQGIITAPMLPAVVFISAAIISFAIGTSWGTMGIMFPVAVPLAVQLGAPLPGATGAILTGSLFGDHCSPISDTTVMSSMFAGADHVDHVNTQIPYALLCGVVATGLFLAGGYGVSSLTVFGYTVGPLVLLVAGVAALFVAAYYLSEHADVNVPTTFGSSSD, from the coding sequence ATGGCTGCAGAATACGGAATCATCAGCTTGCTGCCAGCGCTCCTGGCCATCGTGATGACGTTGGTAAGCAGGCAGGTGCTTCTCTCACTTTTCACCGGCATCTGGATCGGTGCGACCATCTTAGTGGGATGGAACCCCATCGAGGGGGCGGCGCACTCGCTCCAGATGGTCATCAACAGCGTTACCGCATCGTTCAACAGCAAGCTACTCCTGTTCACGTTCCTCTCGGGGGCAATGCTCGGGATGATCTTCCTCTCGGGCGGGATGAGCGCGCTGGCACAGCGTATCATCTCCCGCATCCAGACTCGCAAGCAGGCGGAGTTAGGGACGGGCATTCTCGGGATGCTCATCTTCGTCGACTCCTATGCGAGCACGATGATTACGGGATCCGTGATGCGTCCGATCACGGATCAGTTCGACATCAGCCGCGAGAAACTCGCGTACCTGCTTGACTCGACGACCTCGCCCGTTGTGAGCGTCGCCGTCGTCTCAACGTGGGTTGGCTTCGAGGTCGGTCTCATCAGAGACCAGATCAACAGCATCAGCTCCATCGACCAGAGCGCGTTCATGGTGTTCCTGCAAAGCATTCCGTTCCGCTTCTACAGCCTGCTGGCGGTCACCCTCGTGTTCATCCTCATCGTGATGGACTGGGACTTCGGACCGATGAAGCAGGCTGAAAAACGCGCGAAAGAAGAAGGGAAAGTCCTCGGCGACGACGCCGACCCCCTCATCGAAACGCGCGAAGAGGACATCGACACGCCCGATCACGTCGATCCGCGCTGGTGGTACTTCGCCGTGCCCATCGTCTCGCTCGTGGCCGTGACCGGTTTCGGCCTGCTCTACTCCGGCGGCTGGCCGTCAAAGGCCCCCGTCGAAGCGTTGAAGGGTGCGGCCACGGCGGACGCAATTCTCTGGGGCGTCTTCTCAGCGTGTGCGTTGCTCCTCGCCATTCTCGTGGGACACGCTCGCGTCGAACTCGAAGAGGTGAGCGACTCCATCTTCGAGGGCTTCAAAATGGTCATGTTCCCCGTCGCCGTCCTCTCGCTGGCGTGGACCATCGGCTCGGTCAGTGAAGCGCTTGGCGTCGGTCCGTACGTCGTCAGTATCTCACAGGGCATTATCACGGCCCCGATGCTGCCCGCAGTCGTGTTCATTTCCGCGGCGATCATCTCGTTCGCCATCGGGACATCGTGGGGGACGATGGGGATCATGTTCCCGGTCGCGGTGCCGCTGGCAGTCCAACTCGGCGCGCCGCTTCCGGGTGCGACCGGCGCAATCCTCACCGGCTCGCTGTTCGGTGACCACTGTTCGCCCATCAGCGACACAACGGTTATGTCGTCGATGTTCGCCGGAGCAGACCACGTTGACCACGTGAACACGCAGATTCCGTACGCGCTTCTCTGCGGGGTAGTTGCGACGGGGCTGTTCCTCGCGGGAGGCTACGGCGTTTCCTCGCTCACGGTCTTCGGCTACACAGTCGGCCCGCTCGTGCTGCTCGTCGCTGGCGTCGCCGCGCTCTTCGTCGCCGCGTACTACCTCTCCGAGCACGCTGACGTGAACGTCCCGACGACGTTCGGATCCTCGTCCGACTGA
- a CDS encoding SDR family oxidoreductase, whose translation MPHEFDLTEPELTADDLLVLEDPHFGPETTAVVTGAASGIGQATAVALAANGLSVIGADIDDDGLTETVDLADDIAVAGTIHPVTTDLTDDADVEAMIEVAADQGELRYVANIAGMQHIASIPEFPMEKYDFIVDIMLRAPFLTAKLAMPHIRATDDGVGAIANMSSVHGHYATQDKPAYITAKHGLEGLTRAIAAEGEGTLRGFSVSVGYVLTPLMVNQIEGTADERGISKREVVEDVMLGQARTKEMMTPAEVANLFVFGFSGHGKHLNGGDMLWDGGYTTTYE comes from the coding sequence ATGCCACACGAGTTCGACCTCACCGAACCGGAACTGACTGCCGACGATCTGCTCGTTCTGGAGGATCCGCACTTCGGTCCCGAGACCACGGCCGTCGTGACCGGTGCTGCGTCGGGCATCGGACAAGCGACTGCCGTCGCGCTCGCAGCAAACGGGCTCTCCGTCATCGGTGCCGATATCGACGACGATGGTCTCACAGAGACAGTTGACCTCGCTGATGACATCGCTGTGGCGGGGACGATACATCCAGTGACGACCGACCTCACTGACGACGCCGACGTGGAGGCGATGATCGAGGTTGCGGCCGATCAGGGAGAGCTTCGATACGTTGCGAACATCGCCGGAATGCAACATATCGCGTCGATTCCGGAGTTCCCTATGGAGAAGTACGATTTCATCGTAGACATCATGTTGCGCGCCCCGTTTTTGACCGCGAAACTAGCGATGCCGCACATCCGCGCGACTGACGACGGTGTCGGCGCTATCGCGAACATGTCCTCGGTACACGGCCACTACGCGACTCAGGACAAACCCGCGTATATCACTGCAAAACACGGTCTCGAAGGACTCACCCGCGCTATCGCTGCCGAGGGCGAAGGGACCCTTCGAGGATTCTCAGTCAGCGTCGGATACGTTCTCACTCCGCTCATGGTGAATCAAATCGAAGGTACGGCCGACGAACGAGGCATCTCCAAACGCGAGGTCGTCGAGGACGTGATGCTCGGGCAGGCCCGCACGAAGGAGATGATGACTCCCGCCGAGGTGGCAAACCTCTTCGTGTTCGGTTTCTCCGGACACGGCAAGCACCTCAACGGCGGCGATATGCTTTGGGACGGCGGCTACACGACGACCTATGAGTGA
- a CDS encoding PAS domain-containing protein, protein MAGISDTPIRVLYVNTDEDFTELVQTKLCQADADIEFIHATNARTAVETVSVERIDCVVTAYSLADETGIDLTESIRQQDEDLPIVLFTGQGSEEVASESTRAGITDYITIRTDRDNFELLVHRIQTLVQAARERRAAERINNRFQRTLERTADAIYAVDTEWRIEYMNEQMADRVGRDPETVVGTVLWEEFPTITGTKLEEQYRTAMETGEPISFEQYLEEPFDYWVKVRAFPDEDGLTVFSREITDERERQQELERNEAILQKIHDVVFVINEDGRIQFANSAAARVLERSRESLEEERLSGIVSSRVSDSDAREFKSAVTETLQEIDGDGGVTGLYDFDLQLGLRVGTKRRVFDVRLTPFQSTMNRQVLVVARDVTEQSQARNQLKRERDALRELQTVMADSELSTDDRLTELLEVGCQTTGLEIGIISKIEGDKYTVRSVHTPDGSIETGDRFDLESTYCEVVVAQDSVCAFSDAISAGKSSHPAYQQFELESYIGVPLVVDGNRYGTLNFSSPTTRESEFGTLERTFVELLAELVSSELSRDRSRTELEQTNQRLESLIEAAPLTIMEIDRDGEVLLWNRGAEQMFGWSREEVVGEFNPIVPKEGQSEFKQHRQQALRGERIRGKEIQRQTKDGERLDLLLSVAPITEAGGEVTSIIAVLDDTTEQKRLENQLRALQETAQQLSVARSREEIGDIAVEAAVDVLGFDITGIWRHDDRENALVPITETTAARERFSESPRFTPGDSLAWEVFESREIHVCDDVETSSSVYNPNTQIKSEIYVPLGDHGLISTGSTVGQRYSETEVDLFRILGATVEAALARADREEELRRQNERLNEFASVVAHDLRNPLTIASGFLEVVKETDDPTHYEKIESAHSRIERLIDDLLTLARGETLIEDTEQINLTDIATEAWGYVDTSQATLTVCDQAPVVAGNAGRLTQLFENLFRNAVEHGGTDVTITVGGLDDREGFYVEDDGQGISPERREDVFEHGVTSNKGGTGFGLSIVADIARAHGWTVSVAEGTDGGARFVFETDS, encoded by the coding sequence TTGGCCGGGATATCGGACACTCCGATTCGTGTTCTCTACGTGAACACTGACGAGGACTTCACTGAACTGGTTCAGACGAAGCTCTGCCAAGCCGACGCCGATATCGAATTCATTCACGCGACGAATGCACGCACGGCAGTGGAAACGGTGTCTGTCGAGCGAATCGATTGCGTCGTGACGGCCTATTCACTCGCCGACGAAACCGGAATCGACCTCACCGAATCGATTCGCCAGCAGGACGAGGACCTGCCGATAGTTCTCTTTACTGGGCAAGGAAGCGAGGAGGTTGCGAGCGAATCAACCCGTGCCGGGATCACCGACTACATCACCATCCGCACGGACCGCGACAACTTCGAACTGCTCGTCCACCGGATCCAAACGCTCGTACAAGCCGCACGGGAACGACGAGCAGCCGAACGAATCAACAATCGCTTCCAGCGGACGCTCGAACGGACTGCCGACGCTATCTACGCTGTGGACACCGAATGGCGCATCGAGTACATGAACGAGCAGATGGCCGACCGCGTCGGCCGTGATCCCGAGACTGTCGTCGGAACAGTTCTCTGGGAAGAGTTCCCCACGATCACCGGGACGAAACTCGAAGAACAGTACCGGACCGCGATGGAAACTGGGGAGCCGATTTCGTTCGAACAATACCTCGAAGAACCGTTCGACTATTGGGTCAAAGTGCGCGCGTTTCCCGACGAAGACGGACTTACCGTATTCTCTCGGGAGATTACCGACGAACGAGAACGCCAACAGGAGCTAGAACGGAACGAAGCTATTCTACAGAAGATTCACGATGTCGTGTTCGTCATCAACGAAGACGGCAGAATCCAGTTCGCCAATTCCGCCGCAGCACGCGTGTTAGAACGGAGTCGTGAGAGTCTCGAAGAAGAGCGCCTCAGCGGCATTGTCAGTAGTCGAGTCTCTGATTCGGATGCACGGGAGTTTAAGAGTGCGGTGACGGAAACGCTCCAAGAGATCGACGGGGACGGAGGAGTTACCGGACTGTACGATTTCGATCTCCAACTCGGGTTACGAGTTGGGACCAAGCGGCGGGTGTTCGACGTTCGACTGACACCGTTCCAAAGCACGATGAATCGCCAAGTGCTCGTCGTCGCGCGAGATGTCACAGAACAGAGTCAAGCACGGAACCAGCTCAAACGAGAGCGAGACGCACTACGGGAGTTACAAACCGTAATGGCAGACAGCGAACTCTCAACGGACGACCGACTGACGGAACTACTGGAAGTCGGGTGTCAGACGACCGGGCTCGAAATCGGAATCATCTCGAAAATTGAGGGCGACAAATACACGGTTCGTTCGGTTCACACTCCCGATGGAAGTATCGAAACTGGCGACCGGTTCGACCTCGAATCGACATACTGTGAGGTGGTCGTCGCACAAGATTCGGTCTGTGCATTCAGCGACGCCATTTCAGCAGGGAAATCATCGCACCCCGCGTACCAGCAGTTTGAACTTGAATCGTATATCGGCGTGCCACTCGTTGTTGATGGGAACCGATATGGAACACTCAACTTTTCAAGCCCAACGACGCGAGAGTCCGAGTTCGGAACACTCGAACGGACGTTCGTCGAATTACTGGCAGAGCTCGTGAGTTCGGAACTATCGCGAGACCGGAGCCGAACTGAACTCGAACAGACGAACCAACGGTTGGAATCGCTTATCGAGGCCGCACCGCTTACGATCATGGAAATCGACCGCGACGGCGAGGTTTTACTGTGGAACCGCGGCGCAGAGCAGATGTTCGGCTGGTCGCGCGAAGAAGTGGTCGGAGAATTCAACCCCATAGTCCCCAAAGAGGGGCAATCGGAGTTCAAGCAACATCGACAGCAAGCACTACGTGGGGAGCGAATACGAGGCAAAGAGATCCAGCGACAGACAAAAGATGGCGAACGGTTAGACCTCTTGCTCTCAGTTGCACCGATTACAGAAGCCGGTGGCGAGGTGACGAGCATTATCGCTGTTCTCGACGACACGACCGAACAAAAGCGATTAGAGAACCAACTCCGAGCGCTCCAAGAAACCGCACAGCAACTGAGCGTTGCCCGGTCACGTGAGGAAATCGGTGACATCGCCGTCGAAGCGGCTGTCGATGTCCTTGGGTTCGATATAACTGGTATTTGGCGGCACGATGACCGCGAGAATGCGCTTGTTCCGATTACTGAGACGACAGCCGCCCGGGAACGGTTCTCCGAGTCACCCCGGTTTACACCAGGAGATAGTCTCGCGTGGGAGGTTTTCGAGTCGAGAGAGATACACGTCTGTGACGATGTCGAAACAAGCAGCTCGGTATACAACCCCAACACACAGATAAAAAGCGAGATATACGTGCCGTTAGGCGATCACGGACTCATCTCAACGGGATCGACCGTCGGACAGCGATACTCCGAGACGGAAGTTGATTTATTCAGAATCCTCGGTGCAACCGTCGAAGCGGCACTGGCACGGGCCGACCGCGAAGAGGAGCTCCGGCGACAGAACGAACGTCTCAACGAGTTTGCGAGTGTTGTCGCTCACGACCTCCGAAATCCCCTAACTATCGCATCGGGATTTCTGGAAGTCGTTAAAGAGACGGACGATCCAACTCACTACGAGAAGATAGAATCCGCACACAGCCGTATCGAGCGACTGATCGACGACTTGCTCACGCTAGCGCGCGGGGAGACGCTAATCGAGGACACAGAGCAGATTAACCTCACAGACATCGCCACAGAGGCGTGGGGGTACGTGGATACCAGCCAAGCAACGCTCACGGTCTGCGACCAAGCCCCGGTCGTCGCTGGTAATGCAGGACGACTAACGCAACTGTTCGAGAATCTGTTTCGTAACGCGGTCGAACACGGTGGAACCGACGTGACGATTACAGTTGGTGGATTAGACGACCGTGAGGGATTCTACGTCGAAGACGACGGACAGGGGATCTCACCGGAGCGACGAGAGGACGTATTCGAGCACGGCGTCACCTCGAACAAGGGCGGTACGGGTTTCGGTCTGTCTATCGTCGCAGATATCGCACGAGCGCACGGCTGGACTGTCTCAGTAGCGGAGGGTACCGACGGCGGTGCCCGGTTCGTGTTCGAGACGGACTCGTAG
- a CDS encoding patatin-like phospholipase family protein: protein MSENESTNVAIACQGGGSHTAFTAGVLKGLLREWNNDHELVGISGTSGGAFNALAAWYGLVTADADRSIELLDAFWSDIAADTATDKITNDWVVGMFRLESNGFPLPQLSPYQTPGSDLGKERIREILERHIDFDEIPDLCDRDAPDLVIGTVNINAGKFETFNDENVTPQAVLASAAVPNFFEAVEINDHFHWDGLFSQNPPIHDLMTGDVANKPDELWVIQINPQKRQSEPTSLDEIADRRNELSGNISLNQELRAVERVNEWIDEGHLPEHSFKKTEIHRIQLEHEYHCSTKVDRSPSFLQELIDLGEQRAAEFRSSR from the coding sequence ATGAGTGAAAACGAATCAACGAACGTTGCCATCGCCTGTCAAGGCGGTGGCAGCCACACGGCGTTCACGGCAGGCGTATTGAAGGGGCTGCTCCGTGAGTGGAACAATGACCACGAGTTAGTTGGCATTAGCGGCACCTCCGGCGGAGCTTTCAACGCACTCGCGGCGTGGTATGGACTCGTCACGGCCGACGCGGACCGTTCTATCGAGCTTCTCGACGCGTTCTGGTCTGATATCGCTGCTGACACCGCCACCGATAAAATCACCAATGACTGGGTTGTTGGGATGTTCCGATTGGAGTCCAACGGGTTTCCACTCCCGCAACTCAGCCCCTACCAGACACCCGGCTCCGACCTCGGAAAAGAGCGAATCAGAGAGATACTCGAACGGCACATCGACTTCGATGAGATTCCGGATCTCTGCGACCGTGATGCACCAGACCTCGTGATCGGGACGGTCAACATCAACGCCGGCAAATTCGAGACGTTCAACGATGAAAACGTGACGCCGCAAGCGGTGCTCGCCAGTGCTGCCGTTCCGAACTTCTTCGAGGCCGTCGAAATCAACGACCACTTCCATTGGGATGGCCTCTTCAGTCAGAATCCGCCGATTCACGACCTGATGACCGGCGATGTCGCCAACAAGCCCGATGAGCTGTGGGTGATTCAAATCAACCCACAAAAGCGGCAGAGCGAGCCCACTTCACTCGATGAAATCGCTGACCGGCGAAACGAACTCTCGGGGAATATCTCGTTGAATCAGGAACTGCGGGCCGTCGAACGCGTCAACGAGTGGATCGATGAAGGGCACCTGCCCGAGCACTCGTTTAAAAAGACCGAAATCCATCGGATTCAGCTGGAACACGAATATCATTGCTCCACGAAGGTAGATCGAAGCCCGTCGTTCCTTCAGGAGTTGATCGATCTCGGTGAGCAACGAGCAGCGGAGTTTCGAAGTAGTAGGTAA